Proteins encoded in a region of the Vicia villosa cultivar HV-30 ecotype Madison, WI linkage group LG5, Vvil1.0, whole genome shotgun sequence genome:
- the LOC131608243 gene encoding vacuolar iron transporter 1-like translates to MAGSGNEHRLSLEEPEKQSLLNRHTEKHFTAGEIVRDIIIGVSDGLTVPFALAAGLSGANATSSIVLTAGIAEVAAGAISMGLGGYLAAKGEADHYNRELKREQDEIIALPETEAAEVGEILAEYGIEEHEYAPVVNALRKNPQAWLDFMMKFELGLEKPDPRRALYSAMTIAIAYVLGGLVPLIPYMFIPKATEAVLVSVVVTLIALFVFGFVKGCFTGNKPVRSALETALIGAIASAAAYGLAKAFHP, encoded by the exons ATGGCTGGCAGTGGAAACGAACACAGACTAAGCCTTGAAGAACCTGAGAAACAGAGCCTTCTCAATCGCCACACCGAGAAGCACTTCACCGCCGGGGAGATCGTTCGTGATATCATCATCGGAGTTTCTGATGGTCTCACTGTTCCATTCGCCCTCGCGGCAGGTCTCTCTGGCGCCAATGCTACTTCTTCCATCGTTCTTACTGCCGGTATCGCCGAAGTCGCCGCCGGTGCAATCTCCATGGGTCTCGGAGG ttATTTGGCAGCAAAAGGTGAAGCTGATCATTATAATAGAGAATTGAAAAGGGAACAAGATGAAATCATTGCCCTACCAGAAACTG AAGCTGCTGAGGTGGGAGAAATATTGGCGGAATATGGGATAGAGGAACATGAATATGCACCTGTGGTGAATGCTCTGAGAAAGAATCCTCAAGCATGGCTTGATTTCATGATGAA ATTTGAGTTGGGACTAGAGAAGCCAGATCCAAGGAGAGCATTGTATAGTGCAATGACAATTGCCATTGCTTATGTATTGGGCGGACTTGTTCCTCTCATTCCTTACATGTTCATTCCAAAGGCAACCGAAGCTGTTCTGGTTTCAGTAGTTGTTACTTtgattgctttgtttgtttttggcTTTGTCAAAGGATGCTTCACCGGCAACAAACCCGTCAGAAGTGCTTTGGAAACTGCTCTTATCGGCGCCATTGCCTCCGCCGCTGCTTATGGTTTAGCAAAGGCTTTCCATCCATAG